From a single Rosa rugosa chromosome 7, drRosRugo1.1, whole genome shotgun sequence genomic region:
- the LOC133723603 gene encoding putative disease resistance protein At4g19050, whose protein sequence is MLRKQEDNMVVMGGIILSITGHYRRELNATARLGLANVFEDENWKGLGMLAHTDRMIKSPSSHKTWEKVSTLLMDGHCIDREVPVTCFQRMETLQVLMLIKPRFTSLPVSSVDIKKLSILVLRFCDRLEKIDPIQEFQSLSVLEISGATSLKMIPDNFFETMSNLRSLNLSEANVKSLPSSLFNRSELRWLILRGCSQLKTLPSLKSLGKLKVLDLSGATSFSRFRDKTFAALQKLHTLNLSNSQITRLPFLHGNDELNQLLLGGCASLNRLPTLNTIPQLQILDLSGATGLKEIQFEPLDSLKALDLSGTHIKRQPSSFSHLSDLSLRECRELVKLPLTKEIKYLESLDLSGSSTMVEIEDKFFQQMRFLRVLNFSTVKIKELPSLSNLANLCRLLLMDCSCLEKLPEMEGLKRLQELNLSGCVALVDLPNLNSLEKLEILDISGCRVLKQIQEESFQKMFHIRILNLSDTMIEFLPSICKPSNLCHLILRNCKNLKKLPPLEHLSKLEELNLCGASSLVDFTSEFLEHIVHLQIVDLSEIPLTTVPSISKFIKLRQFSVKGCSSLNEVLHLEKLTLLEILDLSGTAVPSLPPLYTFSKLHQLLLKDCSQIKELQFLESLSRLEVLDLSGTRMKQFPYEISELTHLKQLYLPDLRGMSDLDLGKIKRLPQEVNWDECGIFECADIYVGSDKPSLSVSGFEIFHILDKHPKFREEKFKKFHFHVKKKEGEDGGIKYCKDEFIFRDVYFHTRHFYPKEHDRSLEIYGSYSLPKGFESVLKCAESLSLVDNDLIHSLSDLGSDNVRTMKGCWLERCSKVHNILSNEEAGVTLGRSLETLWISNLPILSSLYNGSVQSAVVFQNLKQLYLDCCPGIINVFPSSQLPENLENLHVQFCDKLQTLFECDSQSSCAMQRLRKLYLLELPELWRIGIKLPAELTFVVIECPKLLKLQLDVTDQISK, encoded by the coding sequence ATGCTGAGAAAACAAGAGGATAACATGGTTGTCATGGGAGGAATAATTTTGAGTATAACTGGTCATTACCGACGTGAATTGAATGCGACTGCAAGGCTTGGATTGGCTAATGTGTTTGAAGATGAAAATTGGAAAGGTCTTGGAATGCTTGCACATACGGATCGTATGATAAAATCACCATCCAGTCATAAGACCTGGGAGAAAGTTTCCACACTTCTGATGGATGGCCATTGCATCGATAGGGAAGTACCTGTAACATGCTTTCAACGCATGGAGACTCTCCAAGTTCTCATGTTAATCAAGCCTAGGTTCACATCTCTGCCAGTATCCTCAGTTGACATAAAGAAACTTTCCATTCTTGTGCTCAGATTCTGTGATCGCTTGGAGAAGATTGATCCTATCCAAGAATTTCAAAGCTTAAGTGTTCTTGAAATATCTGGTGCTACTTCGTTGAAGATGATCCCTGATAACTTTTTTGAAACGATGAGTAACCTTCGAAGCCTTAACCTTTCTGAAGCCAATGTCAAATCACTACCTAGTTCTCTTTTCAACAGAAGTGAACTACGGTGGCTCATTCTTAGAGGATGTTCTCAATTGAAAACACTTCCAAGCTTAAAATCCTTGGGAAAGCTCAAGGTGCTTGATCTTTCTGGTGCTACCTCTTTCAGTAGATTCCGAGACAAAACCTTTGCAGCTcttcagaagcttcatacacttaaTCTTTCTAATTCCCAAATTACTCGCTTACCTTTTCTTCATGGTAATGATGAGCTTAATCAGCTCCTATTAGGTGGCTGTGCAAGTTTAAACAGACTTCCAACCTTGAACACAATACCTCAGCTTCAAATTCTTGATCTTTCTGGTGCTACAGGCTTAAAAGAAATACAGTTCGAACCTTTGGATAGCCTTAAGGCCCTTGATTTATCTGGAACTCATATTAAAAGGCAACCTTCCAGTTTCAGCCACCTTTCTGATCTCTCCTTACGGGAGTGTCGTGAGCTTGTAAAACTTCCACTCACAAAAGAAATCAAATATCTTGAATCACTTGACCTTTCTGGTTCTAGCACCATGGTTGAAATTGAAGACAAATTCTTCCAGCAAATGAGGTTTCTTCGAGTTCTCAACTTTTCAACAGTTAAGATAAAAGAACTACCTTCCCTGTCCAACCTAGCTAACCTCTGTCGACTTTTGCTAATGGATTGTTCATGTTTAGAAAAGCTTCCAGAGATGGAAGGACTTAAAAGGCTCCAAGAGCTTAATCTTTCTGGTTGTGTGGCATTGGTTGATTTGCCAAACCTGAACTCCCTTGAAAAACTGGAGATTCTTGATATTTCAGGCTGCAGGGTTTTGAAACAAATACAAGAGGAATCCTTTCAAAAGATGTTCCATATTCGGATACTCAACCTCTCAGACACTATGATTGAGTTCCTTCCATCCATTTGCAAACCCAGCAACCTCTgtcacctcatcctcagaaatTGCAAAAACTTAAAAAAGCTTCCACCTCTTGAGCATTTGTCAAAACTTGAGGAACTGAATCTGTGTGGTGCCAGTTCTTTAGTTGACTTTACATCTGAATTCCTGGAGCATATAGTCCACCTTCAAATTGTTGACTTATCTGAAATCCCACTGACAACGGTACCATCCATATCCAAATTCATCAAACTCAGACAGTTCTCAGTAAAGGGTTGTTCATCCTTAAATGAAGTGCTACATCTTGAAAAACTAACACTTCTTGAGATTCTTGATCTTTCTGGAACAGCAGTTCCGAGTCTGCCTCCCCTATACACTTTTAGCAAACTCCACCAGCTCTTGCTAAAAGATTGTTCACAGATAAAAGAGTTGCAGTTTCTAGAGTCGCTTAGTAGGCTGGAGGTTCTTGATCTGTCAGGAACCAGAATGAAGCAATTTCCTTATGAGATATCAGAGCTTACTCATTTAAAGCAGCTTTATCTGCCAGACTTGAGGGGAATGTCTGATCTTGACTTGGGAAAGATAAAGCGTTTGCCACAAGAGGTCAACTGGGATGAATGTGGCATCTTTGAATGTGCTGATATTTACGTAGGCAGTGACAAGCCTTCCCTATCTGTAAGTGGCTTTGAAATTTTTCACATTTTGGACAAACATCCAAAGTTCCGGGAAGAAAAGttcaaaaaatttcatttccaTGTAAAGAAGAAGGAAGGTGAAGATGGAGGTATCAAGTACTGCAAAGATGAATTTATCTTCAGAGATGTGTACTTCCACACTAGACATTTTTATCCTAAAGAGCACGACAGGTCTTTGGAAATCTATGGATCATATAGTCTCCCTAAGGGTTTTGAAAGTGTCCTCAAGTGTGCCGAATCCTTATCTTTGGTTGACAATGACCTTATACATAGCCTATCTGATTTAGGTTCTGATAATGTGAGGACAATGAAAGGCTGTTGGTTAGAGAGGTGTAGTAAAGTACATAACATTCTTTCTAATGAAGAGGCAGGTGTCACACTGGGCAGAAGTTTAGAGACTCTATGGATTTCAAACCTTCCAATTTTGAGCAGTCTATACAACGGGAGTGTGCAATCAGCTGTGGTCTTTCAGAACCTTAAACAATTGTATCTGGATTGTTGTCCAGGCATCATAAATGTCTTTCCATCCTCCCAGCTGCCAGAAAACCTGGAAAATCTACATGTTCAGTTTTGTGATAAGTTGCAAACTTTGTTTGAATGTGATTCACAATCTAGTTGTGCAATGCAAAGGTTGAGGAAATTGTATCTACTGGAACTACCGGAGTTGTGGAGGATTGGGATAAAATTGCCAGCTGAACTGACTTTTGTGGTCATCGAATGCCCCAAGTTGCTGAAGCTGCAGTTGGATGTGACTGACCAGATCTCCAAGTAA
- the LOC133723043 gene encoding putative disease resistance protein At4g19050: protein MALRTKEEHIKKILELLKDPNVSTVVLDGKRGVGKTWIAKEIIKDKDLIHDTLWLYVNNNYDTESLHENIARQLSLFSIHEEWEDDDAAEEEQSLEKLKPRISEKLEEFRSAAHKEKKLFLLVLDDVPHQKDVEEIMKEVDNLLTLNESFKVLITRDESDGRGTTLGMNQEIKSCNTIVYPIDPLSTDESSALLRENIIKEEVLDCPGFGKLSNAIVEMSKGIPTVLITTAKAINYLADKGSGVWSLENILEEAAYDGETAINLLLRSWCNALPIGAPTDCFWHSMQLLNKHGGVHYNELITQWIMEGYFGCNNQIGKVYEQGHKVLMCCKTNIESNA, encoded by the exons ATGGCCTTACGTACAAAGGAGGAACATATAAAGAAGATATTGGAGCTGTTGAAGGATCCCAATGTGTCAACAGTAGTTCTTGATGGGAAGCGTGGAGTAGGGAAAACGTGGATAGCAAAAGAGATAATCAAGGATAAAGATTTAATCCATGACACTCTCTGGCTGTATGTGAATAACAATTATGACACAGAATCTCTTCACGAAAACATTGCTCGCCAGCTATCTCTATTCTCTATTCATGAGGAATGGGAAGATGATGATGCTGCTGAGGAGGAGcagagcttggagaagttgaagCCGAGAATATCTGAGAAGCTTGAAGAGTTCAGATCTGCAGcacataaagaaaagaaactatTTCTTCTAGTCCTGGATGATGTTCCTCATCAGAAGGATGTAGAGGAGATTATGAAAGAAGTTGACAACCTGCTGACTTTAAATGAATCTTTCAAGGTTTTAATCACCAGAGACGAAAGCGATGGAAGAGGCACCACGCTGGGGATGAACCAGGAAATTAAGAGTTGCAATACAATAGTATACCCGATAGATCCATTGTCCACTGATGAGTCCTCGGCTTTATTGCGTGAAAACATAATCAAGGAAGAAGTTCTTGATTGTCCAGGCTTTGGAAAACTATCCAACGCTATTGTGGAGATGAGTAAGGGTATTCCTACTGTACTTATCACGACAGCAAAAGCAATAAATTACTTGGCAGATAAAGGTTCCGGCGTTTGGTCGTTGGAAAATATTTTGGAAGAAGCAGCTTATGATGGGGAAACTGCTATAAATCTGCTACTTCGCTCTTGGTGCAATGCATTGCCAATCGGTGCTCCGACCGACTGCTTTTGGCATTCCATGCAGCTTCTCAACAAACATGGTGGTGTTCATTACAATGAGTTGATCACACAATGGATAATGGAAGGATATTTTGGATGCAACAATCAGATTGGGAAGGTCTATGAGCAAGGACATAAGGTCCTGATgtgttgtaaaactaacatagaaagt aATGCgtaa